One Besnoitia besnoiti strain Bb-Ger1 chromosome VIII, whole genome shotgun sequence DNA segment encodes these proteins:
- a CDS encoding RAP domain-containing protein (encoded by transcript BESB_082190) produces the protein MAPVVVNRLRSRALGPGVFSVSSSPPAAGLASGAPRSCQLPLLSARRHESSTAKKPLKKSDTQTDASLQMPLLTSAVFARQPARMRWHAPRVLWRDPPAPPPANERRRPGREARGSGEAELAASSPVRPPSSARPQASLSSAGSSGPVYGASLGQATGAWRREGRRSRDLEVLHDEEGERQEARKNREKSWDSTPAARRGDRSGGREPEKNVRSVTSSLCREAARHASTGDTSLFLTTLSAAAQSAERPIEVSQTLHVLASAFSSKKGKRACVSSFSSVPLGPRDPSVAAESGCTAGRAREEGSTKEGELPGEVAGILRLLTEKATQRLDLMEPKSVCIVASSFTLLRRYPPPDLAAGLVRSFSSFLPFSANGHDLTCVASFLATFPLQICETIDTVNAAQASLLSLSPAPSPAPSPAPSPAPSAVSTFAAPPASAATSLASPPHCLSSLPSVLPPYPALWAQLLRRLPHELASLSSIAVAGILHASASLSLRLSASSSAPLVPEEEAGGLAAPPWPALLEPQRVLHRAIVLRLAEPPSSARASPPRPAAAPEDAPPASLSPLAPHWGILQAQDCVLSLHGIEGSPRDPRHRARGDRQTRDAAVDSCAPAVAACGSEASAVCSGCPPSASRPAAVQWLSRLLGLVQEQLLRRLPQILGTAKPKQISNIAHDLQCLGLLAPRHAAASAPPFVPSSPSSSPSSTSALSFASPASAYSSSALPAWLYAPPPASGLTLLDQLLDAATAHLADFSCRDFAVFLSAVSRETDALRSAQELHFLRAKERLSAADAAASARTVAGAGGSLQGESEPEHAALASSLTLSLRRLDGSGVLGTALLAVLPRATGKDLRALLSALPRIWGFRDRHLALQLKLASASPATALPAPALAQEGLAGDLPRSAGRQGLAPARERKSSWLTRGTGGDPLRTGAFAGDALSSRQRKQEQAILYSLLQNLHAGRRVQDLEPKELAALALDVARLRPFAAETRGATAVDDKQSLVEETLVAICAALKDRLVVFHGLRLPAAEGANRVGGNSANGGELAACPSERESLLRELRESEITGRKGPCLGAQAMTALLAALMQASPSPSQALRLEHQAPSLLLREDKGLAALLPLLSRDLLVSLRPRWSSKASKGTLSGDTPHCIEARASSDALAAYAACLLRRDAKREEARECAYAHEFPEAPRRTLLSHCPSLSAASSSCASLVLSPEDVAEAEPPADPQVGPIALSTACWALTQLRPASVRPTGGMGFFKDSVATPSPSGDVSRVELEVEGLGPSGKVGQELVYGEAAHSSSSRRPLDASSALLSWESPLPIPSSFASSPWLSSPPAVSSVPGSPSCLFSSVPSRASSSSSLLAWILLRSLQQLPAFEAQDILALFEGLSALGPPPSCSPSESVVRSPPAAVESSSWFSELRGSPPRAPLQEERRGADARGGNAREETSLRSQLSLGALPREALQGALAASLLHCTADRLSLLGKEASEQKRGKKMQRGKGASAGLLQIVAFQDKGTQALSKQTRRSATELEEEAGSLPAPGDSAGGKIAVALRSKALRPEDGELATTWTPGQVALLLSCFSHFAASPAVPFSPPESLFVPLMLHVLLLLPSYSLPDLLRALSSLTRYPPCFRAALEVAGAHLGDSSTRSLAGAFSDEALFASSSQDGAFPSSGAEGDVSKLEGLLNELWRHVRWKLPRTALPASQLVELSAAFLFLEKQLERERRALWGGRRDREEADEGADAGRDGARTRPAPPQQQGLSPSAWRKFARLGDAIHDRFSVLRVGAGEASDRHGRAGEKAKFERGGVAREGAATTRAGQSRAIEEERRCGRERSEDDARPERREARAFPRQDGQAARTQGEDDMRGLDKAKSKEREEVCRRTESEEDSVELWCRILHIWGQAGCRDMPFLSFAASRLRRGLLHSELERENARERDARRAETAEKAVRDGGRGRSESVPLGTRFDMLSDAAFGLVRLGCTTTDAHPQLKAVANDILGEIFGQIFSVSKGTGPLAHAESLAAENSVAAADISPSVGLPCSPVSSSGALAVSQANSPASPAGSPFFSPLRESSSPSPLSFSSSPLASVSFDRLLRLLATFVLWQPATQLDGRRVAAAYLSAFHRSPEVFRILAEAQRAWSPAAGARKERRRGRARGDRSSGSERLSSGDSRQQRAANLLKLFASRCVFELDLSAEAILAHGRRAVGEGGGGGEVLDVYAQLLRALDPSLCAAKRHQQPRRPSPAWEVSGASEREAGSSPAAAPGGEAAQGVAGRRGASAGTSPGETAEGDAQDATRELACRMKELDALRHRLRHRAVSAARAPAGRVREAAADLAQGDEDSEPSSHGLRQAAQQELRSPEAETPEWLFAVDSVSAAARRTDSEGDERRGEAHCRGAQTRSLSEKGNAQGKASPFFEAGCREDTEAGAGAIERTDAPSSPFAFDERAAVFDDSASDDEEALTLSSLSQEFALSSLAEARSGDLLRCLGSRKSIYGLRRPQVHSSKESSPFASESPLPASAVSTLTETERDVLKHLRLLSSHLHASSERLRLQTAVYAAPYTVPVIDATHRIAFEVGGPDHFFRDPEGTEVEITAWTSLRHRVLRAQGYRVVAIPHFEWTALPDRLARLHYLRRQLLRALFPKEASTYSFGASPSSEARTGLRDAESLTASPAWDLFVQGDGGPDGGRAAAAGASFAAERDEAASRGDGQAGGTGARTARDSRKGTELKGALEDARENLFAKIGGKRVEKREDRRY, from the exons ATGGCGCCGGTGGTCGTCAACAGGCTGAGGTCCCGGGCGCTGGGCCCCGGCGTCTTCagtgtctcctcttcgccgcctgcggcagggCTTGCGtctggagcgccgcggagctgccAGCTGCCTCTCTTGTCCGCCCGGCGGCACGAGTCTTCCACCGCGAAAAAGCCGTTGAAAAAGAGTGACACACAGACCGACGCGTCGCTCCAGATGCCGCTGCTGACCAGTGCAGTCttcgcgaggcagccggcgcgcatgcgctggcacgcgccgcgcgttctCTGGCGGGACCctcccgccccgccccccgcgaacgagaggagacgccccggccgcgaggcgcggggctccggcgaggcagagctcgctgcctcgagcCCTGTTCGCCctccgtcttctgcgcgtccgcaagcttctctctcctctgctgggTCCTCTGGTCCTGTTTACGGAGCCTCTCTTGGGCAAGCGACGGGGgcgtggcgccgcgaggggaggaggagccgaGACCTGGAAGTCCTccacgacgaggaaggcgagaggcaagaggcgaggaagaacaGGGAGAAATCGTGGGATAGCACCCCGGCAGCGAGAAGGGGAGACCGCTCGGGCGGGAGGGAACCCGAAAAAAATGTGCGTTCTGTCACCTCGTCTCTTTgtcgagaggccgcgcgccatGCTTCAACCGGAGAcacctctctcttcctcacaacgctctctgccgccgcg CAAAGCGCAGAGCGCCCCATTGAGGTCTCGCAAACGCTCCACGTCCTCGCAAGCGCTTTCAGTTCGAAGAAGGGCAAACGGGCGTGtgtgtcttctttctcttctgtccCTCTCGGTCCTCGGGATCCGTCAGTTGCTGCGGAGAGTGGGTGCACGgcggggcgagcgagagaagaaggaagcacCAAAGAAGGCGAGCTTCCTGGGGAAGTCGCAGGgattctccgcctcctgACCGAGAAGGCAACTCAGCGCCTCGACCTCATGGAGCCGAAAT CTGTCTGCATCGTCGCTTCGTCGTTtacgctgctgcggcgctaTCCGCCGCCGGATCTCGCTGCCGGGTTGGTGCGGAGTTTTTCGAGttttctccctttttctGCGAACGGCCACGATCTGACGTGTGTCGCGTCCTTCTTGGCGACCTTCCCGCTTCAGATCTGCGAGACCATCGACACGGTCAACGCCGCTCAAgcgtctctgctctctctgtctcctgctccgtctcctgcgccgtctcctgctccgtctcctgcgccgtcTGCTGTCTCGACTTTCGCTGCCCcccctgcctccgcggcgacaagcctcgcgtctcctccccactgtctttcttctttgcCGTCGGTCCTGCCGCCCTATCCTGCCCTgtgggcgcagctgctgaggcgtcttccgcacgagctcgcctcgctctcgtccATCGCCGTCGCAGGCATCTTGCACGCGTCCGCTTcgttgtctctgcgtctgtctgcttcttcctccgcccctctcgtgcccgaggaggaggcggggggtctcgcggcgccgccgtggcctgcgctgctggagccCCAGCGCGTCCTGCACCGAGCGATCGTTCTGCGCCTTGCGGAGCCGCCGagttcggcgcgcgcgtccccgccgcgcccggcggccgcgccagaagacgcgccgcccgccagtctctcgccgctcgcgccgcactGGGGCATTCTCCAGGCGCAGGATtgcgttctctctctccacgggATCGAGGGCTCTCCGCGCGACCCCCGCCACAGGGCGCGTGGCGACCGGCagacgcgagacgcggctgtcgacagctgcgcgcccgccgtaGCAGCTTGCGGCTCAGAGGCCTCCGCAGTCTGCAGCGGATGTCCcccgtctgcttcgcggcctgcagcggtGCAGTGGCTGTCACGGCTGCTTGGCCTTGTgcaggagcagctgctgaggcgcctgccgcagatTCTGGGAACAGCGAAGCCGAAGCAGATTTCAAACATTGCTCAC GATCTCCAGTGCCTCGGCTTGCTCGCCCCccgccacgcggcggcctccgcgccgcccttcgttccttcctctccatcctcctctccttcatcgacctctgcgctctcctttgcgtctcctgcgtctgcgtattcttcttctgcgctgcctgcgtggctctacgctccgccgcctgcgtcgggcCTGACGCTTCTCGACCAGCTGCTGGACGCTGCGACGGCTCATCTCGCCGATTTTTCTTGCCGAGACTTCGCAGTCTTCCTCTCGGCAGTGAGTCGCGAGAccgacgcgctgcggagtGCGCAGGAGCTGCACTTCCtgagggcgaaggagagactgAGTGCGGCGGACGCTGCAGCCAGTGCGAGAACGGTGGCGGGTGCCGGCGGCTCCCTGCAGGGCGAGTCAGAGCCCGAgcacgccgctctcgcctcctctctcactctctcgctgcgccgcctggaTGGGTCGGGGGTGCTTGGCACTGCGCTTCTCGCGGtgctgccgcgggcgactGGGAAGGacctgcgggcgctgctctctgcgctgccgcgcatCTGGGGCTTTCGAGATCGGCACCTCGCGCTTCAGCTCAAactcgcgtccgcgtctccggctACCGCTCTGCCAGcccccgcgctcgcccaGGAGGGGCTAGCAGGGGACCTGCCACGCTCCGCTGGACGCCAAGGCCtagcgccggcgcgggagcgGAAGTCGAGCTGGCTGACGAGGGGGACGGGCGGAGACCCGCTTCGCACCGGCGCGTTTGCCGGGGACGCTCTCTCCAGTCGCCAGCGGAAACAGGAGCAAGCGATCCTCTACAGTCTCCTCCAGAACCTGCACGCCGGACGCCGCGTCCAGGATTTGGAACCCAaagagctcgcggcgctcgccctcgacgTCGCCCGTCTCAGGCCCTTCGCTGCGGAGACTagaggcgcgaccgcggtcgacGACAAACAGAGCCTCGTGGAGGAGACTCTCGTCGCGATATGCGCCGCTCTGAAAGACCGGCTGGTCGTCTTTCATGGCTTGCGGCTccctgcagcagaaggcgcaaaTCGCGTCGGCGGAAACAGCGCGAacggcggcgagctcgcAGCTTGCCCAAGCGAAAGAGAAAGCCTGCTGAGAGAGCTGCGAGAATCCGAAATCACCGGCAGAAAGGGTCCCTGCCTTGGCGCGCAG GCGATGACTGCACTGTTAGCTGCTTTGATGCaagcgtctccgtcgccgagCCAAGCTCTCCGTTTGGAGCATCAAgcgccgtctctccttctgcgcgAAGATAAGGGCCTTGCTGCcctgcttccgcttctgtCTCGAGACCTTCTTGTGTCCCTTCGACCGCGGTGGAGCTCCAAGGCGAGTAAGGGGACCCTGTCAGGAGACACCCCACACTGCATcgaggcgcgggcctcctccGATGCTCTCGCGGCGTATGCGGCGTGTCTCTTGCGGAgggacgcgaagcgcgaggaggcgagggaaTGCGCCTACGCGCACGAGTTCCCAGAGGCCCCTCGGCGGACTCTTCTTTCGCATTGCCCTTCGCTGTCTGCCGCATCGTCCTCCTGCGCTTCGCTTGTCTTGTCTCCTGAAGACGTGGCAGAAGCGGAGCCCCCTGCGGATCCGCAGGTGGGACCCATCGCCCTTTCGACCGCGTGTTGGGCTCTAACGCAGTTGCGCCCGGCAAGCGTTCGTCCAACGGGGGGAATGGGTTTTTTCAAAGACTCCGTCGCAACGCCTTCTCCAAGCGGCGATGTGAGTCGCGTGGAGCTCGAGGTAGAAGGTCTGGGGCCAAGCGGGAAAGTTGGGCAGGAGCTCGTGTATGGTGAGGCTGCTcattcgtcttcttcgcgccgccctctcgaCGCTTCCAGCGCGTTGCTCTCGTGGGAGTCTCCCCTCCCCATCCCTTCGTCTtttgcttcctctccttggctttcctcgcctcccgcagTTTCCTCTGTGCCAGGCTCTCCCTCCTGTCTGTTCTCGTCGGTTCCTTCCCGTGcaagctcctcctcctcactCCTCGCCTGGATTCTTCTGCGCTCGCTCCAGCAGCTTCCCGCCTTCGAGGCCCAGGATATCCTCGCCCTCTTTGAAGGCCTCTCTGCCCTGGGCCCCCCTCCCTCGTGCTCTCCGTCTGAGTCTGTcgtgcgctcgcctcccgctgctGTGGAGTCGAGTTCCTGGTTCTCTGAgttgcgcggctcgcccccCCGGGCGCCCTTGCAGGAAGAACGCAGAggagcagacgcgcgcggaggaaacgcgagagaagagacgagtCTGCGCTCGCAACTGTCTCTCGGAGCTCTCCCGCGGGAAGCCCTCCAAGgtgcgctggcggcgtcgctgctccACTGCACCGCAGACCGCTTGAGTCTTCTCGGCAAGGAAGCCAGCGAGCAAAAAAGAGGCAAAAAGATGCAACGGGGAaaaggcgcctctgcgggtcTGCTCCAGATCGTGGCCTTCCAAGACAAAGGCACGCAGGCGCTTTCGAAGCAAACGCGAAGATCAGCCACCGAgctggaagaggaggcaggcagtCTGCCCGCCCCGGGTGACTCCGCCGGAGGAAAAATTGCGGTGGCGCTTCGCAGCAAAGCGCTGCGgccagaggacggcgagctgGCTACCA catGGACGCCGGGGCAAGTCGCTCTTCTACTTTCCTGTTTCTCGCatttcgcggcctcgccagcTGTGCCCTTCAGCCCTCCTGAATCTCTCTTTGTCCCGTTGATGCTACacgttcttcttcttctcccgtcGTACAGTCTCCCCgatctcctccgcgcgctctcgaGCCTCACTCGCTACCCACCTTGCTTCCGCGCGGCATTGGAGGTCGCTGGAGCGCACCTTGGAGACTCCTCGACCCGTTCGCTTGCGGGCGCCTTCTCGGATGAGGCtcttttcgcgtcttcttcgcaggaCGGTGCTTTCCCTTCCTCGggtgcggagggcgacgttAGCAAGCTCGAGGGGCTCCTGAACGAACTCTGGCGCCACGTGCGCTGGAAGCTGCCGCGCACAGCGCTGCCTGCTTCGCAGCTCGTCGAGCTcagcgcggccttcctcttcctcgagaagcagctcgagcgggagagacgggcgctgtggggggggaggcgagaccgagaggaggcggacgagggGGCGGACGCAGGGCGAGACGGCGCCCGaacgaggccggcgccgccgcagcaacAGGGCCTCAGCCCGAGTGCCTGGAGAAAGTTCGCTCGACTCGGCGACGCCATCCATGACCGGTTTTCGGTCCTCAGggtgggcgccggcgaagcgagcgacaggcatgggcgcgcaggcgaaaaGGCGAAGttcgagcgaggcggcgttgcgagggagggcgccgcgacgacgcgagctGGTCAGTCGCGCGCCATCGAGGAGGaacggcgctgcggcagggaacgcagcgaggacgacgcgcgtccggagagacgcgaggcgagggcctTCCCTAGGCAGGATGGGCAAGCGGCACGGAcgcaaggcgaagacgacatGCGCGGGCTCGATAAGGCGAAAAGCaaggagcgagaggaggtCTGTAGACGcacggagagcgaagaagactcgGTCGAGCTCTGGTGTCGCATTCTCCACATATGGGGTCAAGCAGGGTGCCGAGACATGCCGTTCCTCTCATTTGCAGCTTCCAGGCtgaggcgcggcctcctgcaCTCCGAGTTGGAGAGGGAAAACGCTCgagagagggacgcgcgacgcgcggaaacggcggagaaggcggttCGAGAtggaggcagaggccgcagcgaaaGTGTTCCACTGGGCACTCGATTCGATATGCTCTCCGACGCAGCCTTCGGCCTCGTGCGGCTCGGATGCACGACGACGGACGCGCACCCTCAGCTGAAGGCGGTCGCGAACGACATTTTGGGGGAAATTTTTGGGCAGATTTTTTCTGTTTCGAAAGGCACAGGACCActggcgcacgcggagagtCTGGCAGCAGAGAACtcggtcgccgcggcagacatCTCGCCGTCGGTCGGCCTGCCTTGTTCGCCGGTGTCTTCATCTGGCGCTCTGGCGGTATCGCAGGCGAACTCtccggcgtctcctgcgggTTCCCCTTTTTTCTCCCCTCTTCGggagtcttcttcgccgtctccgctgtcgttttcctcctctcctcttgcCTCCGTGTCGTTCGATCGgttgcttcgccttctcgcgacGTTCGTTCTGTGgcagccggcgacgcagctcgacggccggcgggtcgcggcggcgtacCTGTCTGCGTTTCATCGTTCTCCCGAGGTTTTCCGCATcctcgccgaggcgcagcgcgcgtggagcccggcggcaggcgcgcggaaggagaggcgcagaggccgggcgagaggcgaccgcAGCAGCGGGAGCGAGCGCCTGAGCTCAGGCGACAGcagacagcagcgcgcggcgaatcTACTGAAActcttcgcttcgcgctgcgtcttcgaACTGGATctttctgcagaggcgaTTCTCGCCCACGGCAGACGTGCCgtgggcgagggggggggggggggtgaaGTCCTCGACGTGTACGCGCAGCTCCTGAGGGCGCTAGatccctctctctgcgcggcgaagaggcatCAACAGCCGAGGAGACCGAGCCCAGCGTGGGAAgtcagcggcgcgagcgagagggaggcgggctcgagccctgcggcagccccaggcggagaagcagcgcagggcgtcgccggccgccgcggcgcttccgctgGCACCAGTCcaggagagacagccgaaggagacgcgcaagACGCGACGAGAGAACTCGCGTGTCGGATGAAGGAGCTTGACGCGCTGCGTCATCGCCTCCGGCATCGGGctgtctcggcggcgcgtgcgcctgcgggTCGTGTGCGCGAAGCGGCAGCAGACCTCGCACAGGGTGACGAAGACTCAGAGCCGAGCTCACACGGACTCaggcaggccgcgcagcaggagctgcggagcccggaggcagagacgcctgagtggctcttcgccgtcgactcagtctctgcggccgcacGCAGGACAGACtcggaaggagacgaaaggcgcggagaagcgcactgccgaggcgcgcagacgcgctcgCTCAGCGAGAAGGGGAACGCGCAAGGCAAAGCGAGCCCGTTTTTCGAGGCCGGTTGCCGCGAAGATACAGaagccggcgcgggcgcaaTTGAGCGCACCGACGCACCGTCTTCTCCCTTCGCATTCGATGAGCGAGCCGCTGTGTTCGATGACAGCGCCAGCGATGACGAAGAGGCCTTGACTCTGTCCTCGCTTTCGCAGGAGTTCGCGCTGTCGTCTCTCGCGGAGGCACGAAGCGGAGACCTTCTGCGATGCCTCGGGTCGCGAAAGTCGATTTATGGACTTCGCAGGCCTCAGGTGCACTCCAGCAAGGAGTCATCTCCCTTTGCCTCAGAGTCTCCGCTCCCCGCTTCCGCTGTCTCCACTTTGacggagacggagagggaCGTTTTGAAGCAtttgcgccttctctcctcgcatCTGCATGCCTCGTCCGAGCGACTCAGACTGCAAACGGCGGTATACGCGGCGCCGTATACGGTGCCTGTCATCGATGCGACGCACCGAATCGCGTTTGAG GTGGGAGGGCCGGATCATTTTTTCCGGGATCCAGAAGGCACAGAAGTTGAGATCACGGCCTGGACATCTCTGCGGCaccgcgtcctgcgcgctcAAGG ATATCGCGTCGTGGCGATTCCTCACTTCGAGTGGACTGCGTTGCCAgatcgcctcgcgcggctccactacctgcggcgccagctgctgAGGGCGCTTTTCCCCAAGGAGGCCTCTACCTATTCTTTCGGCGCCTCCCCTTCATCCGAGGCGAGAACTGGCCTGCGAGACGCGGAAAGCCTGAcagcctcgcctgcgtgggACTTGTTTGTTCAAGGCGATGGAGGTCCGgacggcgggcgagcggccgcggcgggcgcctcgtttgcagcggagagagacgaggcagcctCGAGAGGAGACGGTCAGGCGGGCGGGACTGGAGCCCGAAccgcgcgagacagcagGAAAGGGACAGAGCTGAAGGGAGCcctggaggacgcgcgagaaaacCTTTTTGCGAAGATTGGCGGCAAGCGCgtggagaagagagaggacaggAGATACTGA